The window TACTGACTGGACCTTGAATCAAATCTtttgtcacatttctttttgcaaTATACAGAATGTCAGATTGAAAAGCTTGACTGATTCATGGAAATGAACAAAATATCAAAttgattaaatacattttgttgtaATTAATGTTTTGTTGCACCAAAGTTTGCCTGTTGCTCTGATTCTAAAAGGAGCAGTTTATGTACATCAGAGGTAAAGGTTGTGGATTAGCACGGTTTCCTCTATGTAATACCATTTAACAGCACCACATGTGCTTATTTTCTCCCACTGCTGTTTGACAAGCTACATGTCACTTTGCGTAGAAGACACGGCTGCTGAGGGGGACACCGAGGACGCTGAGCCGTTGGTTTTACAACCTGCCAGTGTTGGTCCCCTTGATCATGAGTGAGGCCTTACACACCTTTTCAGACATGAAAGGTCTGGCAGGAGCTTGGTGACAGCTGCATCCTCTGCCCAAATAACAACTAAGTCCTAGTACTGggtcttattttttttcctaaagCAAGTGCTGAAAATGTAGAGAAAGATAATTCAGCTGGTTTTTCAGTGTAAATCAACTTGTAAGTATATTTAAGTTGTTTAATTTTCTTGTGAAGAACATTTGCACTTGATGTAAACAGGAAAAACTGCATTAGAAACAAGTACCATTACTCAAGGTGACAAGTAGTGAAAGGTAAAACAAGATTGTAAGGTGaagtaatattaataatatagtaatatataatatacaatatacatggtAATATGTTATGTTGGCCTTTGACAAATGCTTGTTGCTCATTCTGAAACTTTAAATGCTGTACTCTCCATAAGCCAATAATAGTATTGACTTGTGTTAGTTTTTGAGTATAAACTGTATCTTGCAGACTGAAGACACACGCAGGCCTGACTTGCCAGAGAGGTGTGAACCTCTCAGGTGAAACAGCATCCTCCCAATCCTTCATTAGACGGATCACATCAAACTGATAATTGTCTTCGTGCAGACTTTAAAGAGTAATTTCCCACAAAAGGAatctaattatttttctttctatcACATTATCCGTCTATTTAGCCTTATTCGCACCCCAGTGATAACGAACGACGTCCTTCGGGAAGGTCGCATTTTGGCACTTGAGGTTTTCTTTGAACTTTTTCGCCTGAGCTGTGAACCCATAAACCTCCGGAGATCTGCTTCTATATAAAAACGCTTTTGGTAAAATCACCTTTTCAGAATCTGCCTGTCATTGACCCCTGATGTCATCCTCGCTGCGTGAACGTCTGGACGTCTCGGGATATTTCTAACATGGACCTGGAGGTGGTTACAGCTAAAATACTGTCTAAGTGGAAGAGCCACGAgagtacgtttggagaagatcAGGACTCACTTCAGTCTGCATCACCGGAGTCCTCGATTGACTCAATGTGCTCTTCCCCGGAGATGTGCTACTCCAGCGGGCATCAGGAGATGAAGGACTTCTCTTTCGCTTTCGCGGCACGCAGGGCGACTCCAGCAGCGCAGAGGCTGAGCAAGCCCAAGATGTC of the Etheostoma spectabile isolate EspeVRDwgs_2016 chromosome 18, UIUC_Espe_1.0, whole genome shotgun sequence genome contains:
- the msgn1 gene encoding mesogenin-1: MDLEVVTAKILSKWKSHESTFGEDQDSLQSASPESSIDSMCSSPEMCYSSGHQEMKDFSFAFAARRATPAAQRLSKPKMSTRRRMKASEREKMRMRSLAEALHQLRDYLPPDYSKRGQPLTKIQTLKYTIEYINKLSDILSRA